The genomic region ATTGGCGCTTGAGCAAGGAGAATAACCTATTAGCCGCTCGCGGAATATGAAAAAAACCAAAGCCGTAAAGCTTTCTTATTTCAATGTCTCATTTGCACGTCTAACCATTAGCTTTTTAGATTATGGTCCTTCAAATAACTAAGAAAATCATCACTGGATAGAGGTTTAGAGAATAAATAGCCTTGTACTTCTTGGCAATCGTAGCCATTTAGTGCATCAACTTGCGATCTCTCTTCGACCCCCTCTGCGATCACCTTCAAATTCAAACCATTTGCCATGGCAATCGTGGCTTTTACAATCGCATCATTGTCACAACCCTGCCCCAAATCTTGGATAAAGGAGCGATCTATTTTTAGCGTTTGAATGGGGAATTTTTTCAAGTAAGCCAGCGATGAATACCCCGTACCAAAATCATCAATAGACAAGGTTAACCCTAGCTTACGGAAGCCATGTAGTTTTTCGATAGACTGCTGAGCATCGGCCATTAACATGCTTTCTGTTAATTCAAGCTCAAGGTATTCAGGATCCACGCCCGTCTCTTCTAGCGCTCGACGAACCATATCTACCAGATCGGCCTGCATAAATTGTCGACTAGATAAATTAACCGATAACTTAATAGGATCCAAACCGGCCTCACGCCATTCTTGTAGCTGGCGACAAGCTCTACGAATCACCCACTCGCCCAAAGGAAGGATCAAGCCACTTTCTTCCGCTAAAGGTATAAATTGATCTGGGCTGATCATCCCAAGCTCTGGATGAACCCAGCGTATCAAAGCTTCTGCGCCTACAACGATTTCTTCTGGAAGTTGAATCTTCGGCTGATAATGAAGAATGAACTGTTCCTCTTCTATCGCCTTTCGCAAACCACCACCTAATGTCAGGTGTGCATTGATATTCTCGGCCATATGATCTTCATAAACACAATACATATTGTGTCCAATAGATTTGGCTCGATACATGGCCGCATCAGCGTTTTTGAGCAAATTATCAATGTCATCAGCATGTTGAGGATAACTTGCGATACCAATACTCGCCGTAATCATCATTTCCATTTTAGCCACAGGATAAGTATTACTGGCATTTTGCATGATACTCTTAGCAATGCTTTCCAGCTCTTCAATGGCATCCGTGTTTTCCAGTACCACCACAAATTCATCGCCACCTAATCGGTACAAACAAGCACCAGAGGGAATACTGTCTTTAATACGCTCTGCAACTCGCTGAATAAGCTCATCACCCACTCGATGTCCAAAGTTATCATTAATAACCTTGAAGCCATCTAAATCTAAATACAAGAGACCAAATTGGCGATTGCGCTTGCGAGCATTTAACAAAGCACTTTCTAACTGTTGATACAGCAAGTTCCGATTCGGTAAGTTAGTTAAACCATCGTAATTATTAAGCCGATACAAGGCGACTTCATGGTCTCTCTCTTCTTGAATATCATGAGTCAACAAATAAACAGCATTGGTCGTCGACTGATAAGACACTTCTATTTTGTGCCAACGAACGCCGCTCTTTGTAGAAAGCCTTATCTCTTGAGACAAAGACTCCTTTTTGGCTAAACGGTTAATAAAGCTATTGGCAGCACCCGATACAGCAAATAAATCTCTGACATGCTCTATCTCGCCAAATTGCTCATTAAAACGCACACTGGATTCTAAGTAAGCGCCAGAAGGCTCAAAGACGGCAAAAGATAAACTCGTAAATTGTGAAAGAAGACCAGAACTAGCGCTTTCAATGAAAGCACCGGGAGAAGAAACGGGATGTGCTTCAACTAACAAACCTTTACGCGCACCACCTAAAGAAATGACCGATCCATAAACGTTATATTTTGAAGCATCTTTTGCTACGAATGGCCATTTAAATGGCAGACTTTCACCGATATCGAGGTCTTCTAAATACAAAGACAAGCGATCTTTTAACTCAGGCCCAATCACACGCTGACCAGATTTAATGTCACTCAAAGAGTCCATTAATAGAGCTTCTGCCGCTTTATTACACCATGGCACACTGCATTGTTCTATGTCTATAATCCAAGCAGCCAATGGCATTTTACGATGCAGCAATGTAGATAAATCGGTCATGTGTTTTTGGTACTACTAATAATAAAATACAGTTGATACATTTTGAAATTAAGTTCTGTCGAAACTATCACCATGAGTCCGGCACAATAAACACATATTTATGCGTTTGATCAATTTTATAAAGAGTCGACATGAGAAAAATATGTCGAGGACGATCATCAAGTAGGAAATCGCCTACGAGATTGTAGGCAGATTGCAGAGAATTGAAAGAAAAATTATCACTAATATTAGGCACAGACAACCAATGAGGCTTTTGTAAGATTAAATAGCCCTCAAAAAATGGCATCAGCAAATCCACATTGGACACACGAATCCAACCACCACGCTCATCGTTTTTAAGCCAAGCGTTAATGTCTTCTTTGCTATTCAACGCAGAATATAACCGACCAAAAACCAACAGGTTAGAAACAGGCTGTCGACCTTTCGCCAGCTCGCTAATCGCAGACAAACCTTCTTCTGTTTGTAAAATCTGTAACTGATGCTCTCGGGCTCTCGTAATTTTTTTTAATAAGCTGTCATTTTTGTTCGGACCAATCCAATCATGAGGATAAAGATCCGGCCTTTCTAAATAAAACTTAATAGCAATTTCGAATTGATGAAGCTCACCGTCTGGCGTCTCCACCAGCATATCCACTTCACCGAACGTCTTGCCGTCACTTTCAATCTGAAAGTGCTCCAAGTGTATTTTCAAATGCGACAAATGCTCTATCGCAAAGGAAAATAAGGTCTCAAAGTAGCTACCAAGAAAGTGCGACTTACAAGCCGCCATCGCAGCAACAAGAGACTCAGGATCACGGTCCAACAATAACAAACGCTCATTTATATCGACAACCCAATAAGGCTGAAGATCAAAATCACGCTCGATATAATGCCCTTCCACCAGCCAAGCAAGATCTTTGACTAATGGATGATAAAGCGGCTTAACAATCACAAATCACCACTTAAATGCCGATCAATACTATTTAAACAGGTGACAATATGATGAACTTTAGACTGAGGCTTATCATTAAACGC from Marinomonas rhizomae harbors:
- a CDS encoding DUF1853 family protein → MIVKPLYHPLVKDLAWLVEGHYIERDFDLQPYWVVDINERLLLLDRDPESLVAAMAACKSHFLGSYFETLFSFAIEHLSHLKIHLEHFQIESDGKTFGEVDMLVETPDGELHQFEIAIKFYLERPDLYPHDWIGPNKNDSLLKKITRAREHQLQILQTEEGLSAISELAKGRQPVSNLLVFGRLYSALNSKEDINAWLKNDERGGWIRVSNVDLLMPFFEGYLILQKPHWLSVPNISDNFSFNSLQSAYNLVGDFLLDDRPRHIFLMSTLYKIDQTHKYVFIVPDSW
- a CDS encoding putative bifunctional diguanylate cyclase/phosphodiesterase gives rise to the protein MTDLSTLLHRKMPLAAWIIDIEQCSVPWCNKAAEALLMDSLSDIKSGQRVIGPELKDRLSLYLEDLDIGESLPFKWPFVAKDASKYNVYGSVISLGGARKGLLVEAHPVSSPGAFIESASSGLLSQFTSLSFAVFEPSGAYLESSVRFNEQFGEIEHVRDLFAVSGAANSFINRLAKKESLSQEIRLSTKSGVRWHKIEVSYQSTTNAVYLLTHDIQEERDHEVALYRLNNYDGLTNLPNRNLLYQQLESALLNARKRNRQFGLLYLDLDGFKVINDNFGHRVGDELIQRVAERIKDSIPSGACLYRLGGDEFVVVLENTDAIEELESIAKSIMQNASNTYPVAKMEMMITASIGIASYPQHADDIDNLLKNADAAMYRAKSIGHNMYCVYEDHMAENINAHLTLGGGLRKAIEEEQFILHYQPKIQLPEEIVVGAEALIRWVHPELGMISPDQFIPLAEESGLILPLGEWVIRRACRQLQEWREAGLDPIKLSVNLSSRQFMQADLVDMVRRALEETGVDPEYLELELTESMLMADAQQSIEKLHGFRKLGLTLSIDDFGTGYSSLAYLKKFPIQTLKIDRSFIQDLGQGCDNDAIVKATIAMANGLNLKVIAEGVEERSQVDALNGYDCQEVQGYLFSKPLSSDDFLSYLKDHNLKS